Genomic window (Elusimicrobiota bacterium):
GATGGAGCAACGGATGCAGCGGGGCGTGGACGCGCTTTGGGATGGAGTGGGGAAATGAAAAATAAAGCCAAGACGAGGCGGTGCGTCGAGTGCCGCTATTGCGAGCTGGAGGCCGATAGCCTGGGCAGGACGCGCAACGTCTGCACGCACCGCCGCAAGCGCGCCCTTCCGGCCAACGTCACCTCCCGCCCTGCCTGCGCCAATTTCAAGCGGCCCCCGCTCGGCGGGCATTGGGGGCCGTAGGCCGGTTTCTTCTAGGAGGATAGATGGAAAAACAGCAAGACGAGCCCCAGGACCGAGTCTCGGAGTTTTTTGAACGGGATCATAGGGAGATAGACGCGCTTTTGGCGGATGTCGCCTTCGACTCCGGCCGGGAGGCCGCAGCCAAATTCGCGGAGTTCGACGCGCGGCTCGAGCGCCATATCCGCTGGGAGGAGAGCATTCTTTTCCCGGCTGTGGCCAGGAACGCTCCGGATTTGGCGATGGGCCCCATTCGGGTCATGAGCATGGAGCATGAGCTGATCCGGGAGGGCAAGACGGGAGCCCTCGCGGCCCTAAACGCATGCGACGCAAAGCGCGCTCGGCAATTCGTGGAAGCGATGGAGAGAGTCTTGCGCGACCACAACTTCAAAGAGGAGCAATTCCTCTATCCCGCTTGCGACAATCTGCTGTCCATGGAGGAACGGCGGATCGTGCTCCAGCAGGTCCGGAGCGGGACGGCTTAATCCCTCGGCCGAGAGGCTTTTTCGTTGCGTGAGGCAATCGCGGAGGGCCGCCATATGGAAATCAAGATCAAGTTTCCCGGAAACAGGCGGGTGTCCGCCGAGGTGAGGGGCTTTACGGTATCCACGGATCAGCCCCGGGAGGCGGGCGGGGACGCGAGCGCGCCCGGGCCGTTTGACCTATTCCTGGCCTCCATCGGGACCTGCGCGGGGATTTTCGCCTTGGGCTTCTGCCAGAAGCGGGGCATCGCCACGGAAGGGCTGGAGCTGGTGGAGACCGCGGACTGGGATGAGGCGGGGCACAGGGTCTGCAAGGTTTCCCTCGAGATCCTCCTCCCGCCGGGATTCCCGGAAAAATATCGAGAGGGCATCGTCAACGCCGTCAATCTTTGCACGGTGAAGAAGCACATCCTCGAGCCCCCCATCTTCCAGACTCGGGCCAACCGGCGCCCTCCGGCTTGACATAGCACCCAGCCCTTTTAAAACAGTATAATCATTTTTTGGAGCAGCGGAGGACGGCGGCCTGGCCCCCGCTGCCAGGGCGATGGAGTTCGCCCCACAACCGCCCGGAAACGGGCTGATGACTCCTACCGAAACGGTAGGGGTCTTTTTTTTGAGGTAAGCATGGATAAGGCGATATGTCTCGGCGCGGGCAGCCTGATGGGGGGGATCGCGCGGTATCTTTTGGCGACCGCCGTTCATTCGCACGCCGGCGCGTCGTTTCCTTACGGCACTCTCGCGGTGAATATCAGCGGCTGTTTCGCGATCGGTCTGTTCGACAGCTGGGCCGGCGCCAAGGGATTGTCGGGGCCGGCCGGCCGCCTGTTTTTCATGACGGGATTCTGCGGAGCGTACACGACATTCTCCACTTTGATTTTCGAAACCGCGTATCTCGTCAACGACGGTCAGTTGTTGCGCGCCTTCGCCAACTACGCCGGAAGCGGCGTCCTGGGGTTTGTTTTCTTCCGGCTCGGCTCTTGGCTGGGAGGCGTAGTTTAGGGCTCGCAGCCCTTAGGAGGGACCATGAAACTAGAAGGTGAGCAGAAGCTGCTGCGTGTGTTCATCGGGGAGCAGGACAAGTGGAACCATGCTCCCCTGTACGAGGCGATCGTCAACGAGGCCCGCCGGCTGGGGATGGCGGGCGCCACCGTGATAAAAGGCTTCCAGGGCTTCGGCTGCAAGGCGCACCTGCATACGGCGAAGCTTCTCGAGCTTTCC
Coding sequences:
- the crcB gene encoding fluoride efflux transporter CrcB is translated as MDKAICLGAGSLMGGIARYLLATAVHSHAGASFPYGTLAVNISGCFAIGLFDSWAGAKGLSGPAGRLFFMTGFCGAYTTFSTLIFETAYLVNDGQLLRAFANYAGSGVLGFVFFRLGSWLGGVV
- a CDS encoding OsmC family protein, translated to MEIKIKFPGNRRVSAEVRGFTVSTDQPREAGGDASAPGPFDLFLASIGTCAGIFALGFCQKRGIATEGLELVETADWDEAGHRVCKVSLEILLPPGFPEKYREGIVNAVNLCTVKKHILEPPIFQTRANRRPPA
- a CDS encoding hemerythrin domain-containing protein, whose product is MEKQQDEPQDRVSEFFERDHREIDALLADVAFDSGREAAAKFAEFDARLERHIRWEESILFPAVARNAPDLAMGPIRVMSMEHELIREGKTGALAALNACDAKRARQFVEAMERVLRDHNFKEEQFLYPACDNLLSMEERRIVLQQVRSGTA
- a CDS encoding DUF190 domain-containing protein, whose translation is MKLEGEQKLLRVFIGEQDKWNHAPLYEAIVNEARRLGMAGATVIKGFQGFGCKAHLHTAKLLELSYDLPIVIEIVDAEERIKKLLPKLDEMISEGLVTVEKVHVCLYRADGSKGRTKKSPAE